One window of Clarias gariepinus isolate MV-2021 ecotype Netherlands chromosome 21, CGAR_prim_01v2, whole genome shotgun sequence genomic DNA carries:
- the wsb2 gene encoding WD repeat and SOCS box-containing protein 2: protein MEAHTHLPPALPDTLGTHHDGDEMISELKPVFQPRLYGSPGCETWSVCFSPDGTRFAWSAGYGLVRVLPWPLPSNLYAADSKTEEKMLDCGDIVWGMGFGPRVSNRAKSIHQPAKVQELLIATGLTNGTIKVWVVSTGKLLFNLTGHQSVVRDLVFTPNGSLTLVSASRDKTLRVWDLTKKGPPSRVLTGPNNWVFKCSVSPDSSLIASVCNLDTKVYLWSLRSFTFVRNLKYDQERSMVSCDFSADGALLAVGSYRAVTGWWLDLWDPYTADHLVKVEECDLCVYRNDNLMTALTFSPVFPHLAFKDYRALQIWDMEQDKLVLVSDRNRVSGLCCAFHPQGSAIATGCRDGHVKFWRVPRLVPSLRHLCRVVLRYSVSTFQVQALPLPKKILDFLTYRDFPKNKKKILRCREHYS from the exons ATGGAGGCGCACACGCATCTCCCTCCTGCTCTCCCCGACACACTCGGCACACACCACG ATGGGGATGAAATGATCTCTGAACTGAAGCCTGTTTTCCAACCCCGGCTCTACGGATCACCAGGATGCGAGACATGGAGCGTGTGTTTCTCTCCGGATGGTACACGCTTCGCCTGGTCCGCAGGTTACGGATTGGTCAGGGTGCTGCCGTGGCCTCTGCCTTCCAACCT ttatgctgcAGATTCTAAGACCGAAGAGAAAATGCTGGACTGTGGAGACATAGTGTGGGGCATGGGGTTTGGGCCACGTGTCTCCAACCGGGCAAAATCCATCCATCAGCCTGCAAAAGTCCAAGAACTGCTGATAGCAACAGGCCTCACTAACGGGACGATCAAGGTGTGGGTCGTCTCCACTG GAAAGCTGTTGTTTAATCTGACTGGCCATCAGTCTGTTGTGAGAGATTTGGTCTTTACTCCAAATGGGAGTCTCACTCTGGTGTCAGCCTCCAGGGACAAAACGTTGAGAGTTTGGGACTTGACAAAGAAAG GGCCACCATCCCGTGTGCTTACCGGTCCAAACAACTGGGTGTTTAAATGTTCTGTTTCTCCAGACAGTAGTCTGATTGCTTCAGTCTGTAACCTCGACACA AAAGTTTATCTCTGGAGTCTTCGATCCTTCACCTTTGTCAGGAACCTGAAATACGATCAGGAGCGTTCCATGGTGTCCTGTGATTTCTCTGCGGACGGAGCGCTGCTTGCGGTTGGGTCGTATCGTGCAGTGACAGGATGGTGGCTGGACCTGTGGGATCCCTACACTGCAGATCACCTGGTTAAAGTGGA GGAATGTGATCTGTGTGTATACAGAAATGACAACCTTATGACGGCTTTGACGTTCTCTCCTGTTTTCCCTCATCTGGCTTTTAAAGACTACAG GGCGTTACAGATTTGGGACATGGAacaagacaaactggttttgGTGTCAGATCGTAACCGGGTCAGCGGACTGTGCTGCGCTTTCCACCCACAAGGCAGCGCCATTGCGACAGG GTGTCGAGACGGACACGTAAAGTTTTGGAGAGTCCCTCGTCTGGTTCCCAGCCTGCGGCATTTATGTCGCGTCGTGCTCAGGTACTCGGTGTCCACGTTCCAGGTGCAGGCGTTACCTCTCCCGAAGAAAATTCTGGACTTCCTCACATACAGAGACTTTCctaagaataagaaaaagatCCTACGCTGCAGGGAACATTACAGCTGA